In Kitasatospora gansuensis, a genomic segment contains:
- a CDS encoding class I SAM-dependent methyltransferase has translation MLTEDHQRWGHHSSTGLGFTHHTIVDTHFRACREPYLALLAQAGLQPGWHVLDAGTGTGDFLPAIAQLLGPTGRITALDLAPENASLAASRFPSSQLGLPLDVRQGSVLQLPYPDDSFDAVWCSNTVQYLDDTELATALAEFTRVVRPGGLIAVKDLDAHLITARPSDPYLFTDFFRLAGATPGYARQLLRTRDLYRHLRTAGLTAVHQQAVLIEHHAPLTPDAHTFYTTACTQLAHQARALDLPETWLDYLRSPEDPAHPLNHPDAYISEGNVLATGRVPG, from the coding sequence GTGCTGACCGAGGACCACCAGCGCTGGGGCCACCACTCCTCGACCGGCCTGGGCTTCACCCACCACACCATCGTCGACACCCACTTCCGGGCCTGTCGCGAACCGTACCTCGCCCTGCTCGCCCAAGCCGGCCTGCAACCCGGCTGGCACGTCCTCGACGCGGGCACCGGCACCGGCGACTTCCTGCCCGCGATCGCCCAACTCCTCGGCCCCACCGGGCGGATCACCGCCCTCGACCTGGCCCCCGAGAACGCCTCGCTCGCCGCCTCCCGCTTCCCCTCCTCCCAGCTAGGGCTCCCTCTCGACGTCCGGCAGGGCTCCGTCCTTCAACTCCCCTACCCCGACGACTCCTTCGACGCCGTCTGGTGCTCCAACACCGTCCAGTACCTCGACGACACCGAACTGGCCACCGCCCTGGCCGAGTTCACCCGAGTGGTCCGCCCCGGCGGCCTGATCGCCGTCAAGGACCTCGACGCCCACCTGATCACCGCCCGCCCCAGCGACCCTTACCTCTTCACCGACTTCTTCCGCCTGGCCGGTGCCACCCCCGGCTACGCCCGCCAACTCCTCCGCACCCGCGACCTCTACCGCCACCTCCGCACCGCCGGCCTCACAGCCGTCCACCAACAGGCCGTCCTGATCGAACACCACGCCCCACTCACCCCCGACGCCCACACCTTCTACACCACCGCCTGCACCCAACTCGCCCACCAGGCCAGGGCCCTGGACCTCCCCGAGACCTGGCTCGACTACCTCCGCTCCCCCGAAGACCCCGCCCACCCCCTCAACCACCCCGACGCCTACATCAGCGAGGGCAACGTCCTCGCCACCGGCCGGGTACCCGGCTGA
- a CDS encoding winged helix DNA-binding domain-containing protein — protein MSVELTWRNVCGRRLRRHGLTPPLAHGGPAAAAGAMCGAHAQVLSAAEVSIGLRLSGATRTDVLDALWSDHSLVKTFGPRGTVHLLPAADLARWCGALGGLTAGSRFAADVRVTAEQTEELVTAIGVILADAELTVDELTEALGDRVGSWAVDPVVPAFQTKWPRWRQMTEIAAHRGVLCFGPNRGRKVTYTNPARWLPGFTPAPHADAMDWLLGRYLHAYGPATPQQFARWLATTPGWARRLFENSELTEVSLEGARAWVADGDTEFGDPAQGVVLLPHFDAFAVGSQPRELLFPGRAWDRALARGQAGNYPVLLVDGVVAGVWHQKKTGRTVAITVEPFGELTARQHKQLDEQAQRIGTVIEARPTLAIGTITVGAHA, from the coding sequence CTGTCCGTGGAGCTGACGTGGAGGAACGTGTGTGGGCGGCGGCTGCGCCGGCATGGGCTGACGCCGCCGCTGGCGCATGGTGGTCCGGCCGCCGCCGCAGGTGCGATGTGCGGCGCGCACGCGCAGGTCTTGTCGGCTGCCGAGGTGTCGATCGGGCTGCGGCTGTCCGGCGCGACGCGCACGGATGTGCTGGACGCGCTGTGGTCGGACCACAGTCTGGTCAAGACCTTCGGCCCCCGCGGCACGGTCCATCTCCTGCCCGCCGCCGACCTGGCCCGGTGGTGCGGCGCGCTCGGCGGGCTCACGGCAGGCAGCCGGTTCGCGGCTGACGTGCGGGTGACGGCGGAGCAGACCGAGGAGCTCGTCACGGCGATCGGGGTCATCCTCGCCGACGCGGAGCTGACCGTCGACGAGTTGACCGAGGCGTTGGGCGACCGAGTCGGTTCCTGGGCTGTCGACCCGGTCGTACCGGCCTTCCAGACGAAGTGGCCGCGTTGGCGGCAGATGACCGAGATCGCCGCACATCGGGGGGTGCTGTGCTTCGGGCCGAACAGAGGCCGCAAGGTCACCTACACCAACCCCGCCCGCTGGCTGCCCGGCTTCACTCCCGCACCGCACGCGGACGCGATGGACTGGCTGCTGGGGCGCTACCTGCACGCGTACGGACCCGCCACGCCCCAGCAGTTCGCCCGCTGGCTGGCCACCACTCCGGGCTGGGCGCGCCGCCTGTTCGAGAACAGCGAGCTCACCGAGGTCTCACTCGAAGGTGCCCGTGCCTGGGTCGCCGACGGAGACACCGAATTCGGCGACCCGGCTCAGGGTGTCGTGCTGTTGCCGCACTTCGACGCCTTCGCGGTCGGTTCGCAGCCCAGGGAACTGCTCTTTCCCGGCCGGGCATGGGACCGTGCGCTGGCCCGAGGACAGGCGGGCAACTACCCCGTGCTCCTGGTCGACGGCGTCGTGGCGGGAGTCTGGCACCAGAAGAAGACCGGCAGGACCGTCGCCATCACTGTCGAGCCGTTCGGCGAGCTGACCGCCCGGCAGCACAAGCAGCTCGATGAACAGGCCCAGCGCATCGGCACCGTCATCGAGGCCCGGCCCACTCTCGCCATCGGCACGATCACCGTCGGCGCCCACGCTTAG
- a CDS encoding Lrp/AsnC family transcriptional regulator — MTESLDATDWAILTEVQQDGRIAFTELARRVNLSASATTERVRRLEAAQVITGYRAEVDLERTGHAVLAVIRLKYPGTRHEPLRRLIGERPEILECLRTTGDDCYVLKVAATSMSHLEELVDALAQFGSTTTNLVLSRMLPLRGPQAPRGR; from the coding sequence ATGACCGAGAGTCTTGACGCGACGGACTGGGCGATCCTGACGGAAGTTCAGCAGGACGGCCGGATCGCCTTCACCGAGCTGGCCCGCCGGGTGAACCTGAGCGCCTCGGCGACCACGGAACGGGTCCGACGCCTGGAGGCGGCCCAGGTGATCACCGGCTACCGGGCGGAGGTCGACCTGGAGCGGACCGGGCACGCCGTGCTCGCCGTGATCCGCCTGAAGTACCCCGGAACCCGGCACGAACCGCTGCGCCGCCTGATCGGCGAACGCCCGGAGATCCTGGAGTGCCTGCGCACCACCGGCGACGACTGCTACGTCCTGAAGGTGGCGGCCACCTCGATGTCCCACCTGGAGGAACTCGTCGACGCCCTGGCCCAGTTCGGCAGCACGACCACCAACCTCGTGCTCAGCCGGATGCTGCCGCTCCGTGGCCCGCAGGCGCCCCGGGGGCGTTAG